A stretch of DNA from Anopheles ziemanni chromosome 3, idAnoZiCoDA_A2_x.2, whole genome shotgun sequence:
GCGCTGGCAGGAGCGTGGAAATATTTCCTAAAACTTTTCCTCACCGGCCCGAGAACCGCCCGCGAGAAGGACCGACCGATGGCGATGGCACTTACCTATGATCCTTCCACTAAAAGCACAATGGCGGCTCATTACGCTGctttgcttttccttcggcCGGGCCGGCCTTGGAAAGAGTTCGGATACAGTCACCAAAACTGACCGGCCGGAAGATAGGCGCTGCCGATGCTGATAACGATGGTAGTCTATGCTGCTCTTGTGTATGTATTGTAAGCATCCGTCCGGCACCTCGGGAGGGGACAGCATACTTACATGGTCCTCTGGGGAGCAGCGTGGTGTCGGAAATTAGTTAAAAGTTCGCgtcaaaaatttaaagtaCGTGCTGGAAATTTCCTTCTCCGCACGCGATGGAATGGGTAGGGTCTAAAATTAGTATAGCTTCTGGAATGTTAGGGCTGTTCTCTAGGCATCGTGTCCGCAGAATTACGTTCAAAATTTCGACACAAACCTATCCAAATGAGGTCAACAAATAAtagtaaaattatttgatCATCAAAGCATCTTTTCCGTTTGCTGAAAATCAGCTTTCTGGACGATCGGATGTCCGCTGGATACGAGTATTGAGGCGTATCATGGTTCATTATGCATCCCCTTATTTTTACGACATATTTCCAAAAATACTGTTGATCTTGGAAACTGCCGTGTTAAAGTTGGAGAGACACAATTCTCCATTTGATTAATCCCATTTTGTTGGACGTTTTCTTATTCAAAACTGAGCTTGatgatgtttcatttttactttatttcgcTCAAATAAGCGAACGCCATTTGTCAACGCGTTTTGGTCCGTGTGAGATTATATTCTTttgcccatttttttttccagcagTGGGGAAAACTGGACAGTCTCACGTTTAACGAACGGGACTCGCTCGCGGGGAGCGGAAGGTGCGTCGtcgatttcatttcaaaatttcCATTAATTTACGGTCGGCCCGAACGGGAATGATAAATgtatttttgacgtttttattGCCTCATTTTCAGCTGCTCCCGTGTCAAGCTCAATCCGCGCTTGGCGCCCTACAACTTACTCTGGACGATAGCTTCGGTTCGGCTTTATCACCGAAATTCTCGGGTGTCCTATgaccgaaggaaaaaggagGAGAAGTATTTACAGACCACGGGAAGAAAAAGGTGTGAGAGTTGTTCGCAGTTGAATGAGCTATATTATGCAATTATGACAAACGATGTTGGTTGGGAAGGCATTTACGAATTTTTacttagttaaagaatgattATGCCAGTTTATTATGATGGTTAACTTTTGTACTCCCTGATAAAATTCATTGATAAAATACATTGATTTCTTAAGAGTTCGTCCAATCGGAGTCCTATCGATGTACATTCAAGTTTAATTGAATATACCGTTTTAATAGTTCATTGTAGTCAAACACAAATACACATAAAATAGCATATCACTGCATTCGTAAATCGATTTTTTAGACATTTAGTGAAAAACTGATTGTTCCAAACATTGATGCTTGAAGATTATAATACAGAGATATTCTAGAGATAAAGGATAGAAGTATCCAAGTGTGTATaagtaaaccgaccaaaccaCCTGCAATGCAATAAGATGCATCACTTAATGCCCTTAAAGCCAAAAACattcttttatgttttgaataaaagtgtttttcatttagattttgcaaaattattaaaacataGCGATAGtggttttgaaaaatacaaaaataattaaaaattaattttaaattacaaatgaCAACACTCATTTCAATTGAAATCCCAATTTTATACAATTTCGTTGACATTTTATCGATTGATTATTGCACAGGAGCTCTCAGTCGCCGTACATGCCTCAACATTATTCTCAGCCACCATTGGCCGCTAACCCCGTCTATCTTGATTGAGCGAAACCGGAACGGCATAAGGCAAACTCCGGTTGTGGTTTGCGTTGTGCCACTTGACAAATGTAAATCATTTTATATTCCCATAATTGGTACAATGGTGTTGATGCGAGTGCCATATGGTTTTGAGGTGGGCCAGTGGACGTGGTATGTgggcttgtgtgtgtgtgtgtgtgtgtcgatgcCGGCTTTGGAAAATGGCCGCCTGTTAACCATTTTGTGTGCGAATCGCGTTAGTCATGAGTGCTTCACCTTGGCAGCTGTTACCCCGCATTTTCCGATATTCAGCGAACCACCACCCCCCCGGGTGGAGAATGGAGTACGCCAGCTGGAGCAAAACTTTTACACCTGTATCCCGGGAGAGCGATGACACCGTACTGCAAAACTATAGCCGGCCTAGTCCGGGACGCTAATAAATATATAGATGCTTGTTGTGCCGGCCGTTTGCATCAAAGGGGGTTCGGGAAGGGTCGGATGTATGCTTGGCGCACAAAAGAGGCCATAATTTAATCCATGGTCcattaaagaaataaattaatttatgttgCACAATCTCGATGACGATTGCGTCGTTTCGCTGCAGCCGGCGCCGAGGATTTGCAAACCGATATGAACCTCCTTCCGGAGGAAGCGGAGGAAAGGCCTGGTGGACGCCGACGAGCGCCGTGTGGCAAATTGCAATCCTATCGCTGATCCCGGCGTGTCatcaattcttaccacgtggTTTAGCGGCAACTTGATCCCGGCAACCGTGCAATTGGCAGACGGACAGCTCAAGGCTTTGCTGTCGGCTGTGGCTCGGTTCGGTTGTGGCCGTCCGCGTTGGAGTCACTCCTTgagcactcacacacacacacacacatgggcaTTCACGCCGACCAGGCTCGTGCAGTCGGTTCGCGAGTTTCGATAAGAAGTGCACGATTGCGGTTTACCGGAAGACAGACTTTCGACCGAcccggcgtgtgtgtgtgtgtgtcgtgctgctgctggtggtgattGTGGTCATTTATCATTTGAACCACCAGCAGTGTGGCTTACGGCTCGGCTGGCCCACTTGTGTGACACCTGTGCGGGAAAATCCCGGCGACCCGGCGATCCTTTTCCGATCCAGCGGAAGGATAGTGACAGCTAATGCTTACCACCGGCCTGATCGCCTCTCGGGGAGGGTGGATCAATTGAAAGACATTCGGTCAGGATTAACATGCCGGCGTCACCGGTGTTAGGAAAAACAGATGTCTACTGGGCGGCCGCGAGTGGCTGGGGGGAGGAAGTAATTGAAATTGCACGGCGATGcggtttgatgtttcgttcggttttggTGCGGTGCGTTCGATGCAAGCAGAAGGAATCAGATATCCTGCAGCGATCAAATGAGCCACGCGGAGCTTAATTGGGTACGGCTTTAAGGAAGGGTGTGGCGGACGGTACAACTCGATGCGTTAATAGCTTGTTTTCAAATCTTAAGCTCTCCATTAGAGATGTGGTCTTTTGGGAAGACCACGGGAAGGAAGGATGCAGGTTGCCGTTAAAGTGACAACTGGGTCGCTTCATGCTGTCATAATACAATTCATTAATTTGTTGGATTGTTCCTATTGATGCTGAAGGAATGTAGCTCTTACTTAGCTTGCATGAATTGATTGATAATGTTTACACTAAAGCTATCACCCAGTGGGACATATTGCATCTCTTTTAATTGAATGTGGCCAGTCTTTAAGGAGCTTCACTGAAGCTATTCCGTTGTGAAGCTTTGCTTTATGACTGGTCTAAACTTGTTTCACCGAATTTTAGCAGTAGGGTAGTATTTTACGTCAACCTTAAACAACTTATATAATGtttaaatattatatatttGTGATGATGGGATTGATGTAGAGCAAACATcatttcgaaagaaaaaaccatcAGCATCAgatgttgtttcttttaacCGGCTGGGTATTTAAACCAAAGAGCAAATACCTAGTAAGCCTTAGGGGACGCATGGACGAAGACGCtatagaagaaaaacttgCCAGTTGGTATTCCAGCGAATTAAACTTCCTACGTTAAATTATAATAACACCATTGCCACATTTAAAGTGCTTCCATTCCACGAATAAGACTTGACTTTTAGTGAAATTGAGTAAATTTCATTGAAATTAGGGAGACTTCAGACAAATGCGGACTGAACAGCTGTGAAATCCTATTCTTTACGGTTAATTGACTTTAATGTGTTGGAAAGGGTGATATTGAAACATcgaaaaaagtataaattttaaagttcaaaaggaaaaatagtGAATTAGAATGAAAAAATCTGTTATATCGTGGATACAAGCTGTCTTTTttacgatggagacgcctagtaccTTTGAGAGTTTGCATAAGGGTTTATTTAGGATTTATATAATTTTCGAATCAGAGCCGCAAATAATCTGTACTCTTTTCTATAGTTTTGGAACTAATTTCGCAGCCATAAACTGCGCATTTTGTAGTGCAACGTCTTGAGGTCAATCGTCACGTTATCGGTAACGCGTAACGGGGTGTAAATTAaccatgtttaaaaataagaagATTATGATGATTGATTCTATCTAAGCATAAATGTGTGCTTTTGATTCAAAATACAACATCAAAGAACATGTAAtgatagtttttctttttatgttatttgaaTTAAAACACATCGGGATTGAATAGCAAGTGTACTTATTTAAATGATGACCAAACTTTTTAGCACAAACAAAGATACGtaaattgttttgttatgtttttgtatttcataaattttcgATAGTCTCGCTTCAATGATTAGGTTAAAAAAAGGTTACGTTTGAAGAGTGATTACTATTCCACAGTTTTAAACATCGTgagaattttcataaaataccCTACATAATacattttctctatttttcaGATAGTTTGTAGTTTATGGCAGCAAAATGTGTACAATTTTTAGTTGATTTTGCTTGGTCAGCCACATGTGTTGTGTATCTTATCCCCAATTGTGAACGTTTTATATTACCAATTCTTTCAACATTCGTTGACGAACGCATTTAGATATTTGCTTGATTGCTACAAGTTTAAATACATATAATATTGCTCCAAAATTCAGGTGCAATTTACCTTACCAGCGTACATCGCCATCCCTTCGCCAACCTATCGTTCCCGTGATTATTGTGTGTAAAATGAAATGCacaaatgtttcctttttcggaACAATTTTTACTCGTCCCATAAACAGGACATCTGTTGAATCTCTTAAAATACCCGTCACAGAATCTTTTCGCAAAACAAACGTCGTGTGGTATctcaatttcaaacaattacACCGGTTCGAGACCGTACTTCGTGTGAAGCTGATACATCTCGTAGATCATCGCTGCCAGCTCCCGATTAAGTGGTTCCCCGCCGCGGACCCAGGCGTCCGCCATCGCTTCCTCCTCGGAGAGCATCGGCTCGGTGAAGGACATCTCCATCGGTTCGTGCAGCACCATCAGGAACGAGGTTGCAATATTGAAACCGTACGAGTAGTATTCCGCCAGCTCTCGGTGGAACGATTCGTAGCTGAGTATCGCATCGGTTTGAAGaagggatggaaaacaaaattggaaaataaagcaTCTTAAGGCATCAACGAGCAGTCGGGCTGTAAACGCACCTGAAGTACGGAGGCAGTTCGACCGGATCCTTCACGCCGACAATGCGGGCCACCGTTTGGGCCAGCTCCTGGTGGTAGGTTTGGAAAATGGTCTCGAAATGGTCCTTCCGCACGTCGTACCCGGTCGAGTTGGCCAGGAAGGAGGTGTAATCGATCATCGGCGATGCGTAACGCAGGGTTTGAAAGTCAAACATCATCACTTGGGTGGGTCTGGCGGGATCCTGCAAGCGGCggaaagcgaaacgaaacgattgGCGTGCCGGTTAGTTTGGGGATTCGGTCGGTTCCGTTCCGATTGTGCGCCCGGGCCCGGGACCGTTGTTTACCTTGGCATCTTCATAGCGGAACGCCATGTTGTTGCGCAGGTAATCACCATGGCAAATGACGGCGAGCGGTTCCTTCGGCGGTACCTTACGCTTCGAATGCTCCCAGCCGTCGGCGACGAGGAGGGCCAGCTTTTCCAGGTACTCCTCCGGTACCAGCTCCCGGAATTGGCTTTCCTTCAGCGATTTGATCGCACGCTTCGTTGTAACGGACATCATTGCTGCCCACGTGGCATCACAGTCGGCCGCGTAACGAGATTCCTTAAATTTTGTAACGATTTCGTTAAACTGCTCACGGCGGGTCTCCTTCATCCCATAGCATTCGCCGTGGAATCGTCCAAGTTCCTTCACTGCGGTTTCGTGGGGGGAAATGAAAAAGGTTCCATCGGTTTCAGCAAACGCCcggcaacaacaaaacaaccattATTCGCAATTATAATCCAACGAGCGAGCTGTGCACCGTAACAAACCTGCCAGCAAAATGTAATCCAGCGGAAGGTTGACAACCATTGGTGCCATTTGCCAACCAGCGTAGGTAAAATCGCTCATTACCATTAATGCTACCGTTGGTTTGCGTTCGCAATGGTAGTACCTGTGGAAAAGAgtatgaaaacgaaaaaaaaagagtaaaaatcAACAAGTggtaagaaataataaatgctcGGTAAACAATTACTGATGGAGTTTATGTAGGTAGATTTTTTGTGTCGTATTTTCCTTTGCTAATGGCATTACCTTGGGTATAGCTCTGTTTTCGCAAGAGCTGGAATGATTTCCGTGTAAGCGATCATTTCGTTCTCGAAAAGCGTATCGAACTGGCAACTCCGGTACATTTCGTCATTGCACTCCGGGGTAATCTGGCAAAAAAGAATCATTTGTTAGCATATCAGCAGGCAAAGCAGAAGTTTGGTAATTGACGTTCGTTTAGTCTTTGCAAGCTTTAATCCCGACGAGTTTTTATTTACTCCTCTGGCggttgttggtcatgcctgacTTTAAAGTTTAACAATATTTATTCCCTTGAAGCTCAGTGTCCCGGTTCATCTTTTAACTTGGGTATAATCACATCAGCCGCACCCAAATGTTGTTTTATCTATTTAAAATGTAGTGTTCTAGCtactaattatttttcaagctA
This window harbors:
- the LOC131288427 gene encoding uncharacterized protein LOC131288427, coding for MNETTRKEVFLRDELIPDLVARGVINFTDGRPESGVQLKSLEVKPLVASGFMLTMPFKVTVVLEQSADSAEPPSTGPKTETLHLVVKITPECNDEMYRSCQFDTLFENEMIAYTEIIPALAKTELYPRYYHCERKPTVALMVMSDFTYAGWQMAPMVVNLPLDYILLAVKELGRFHGECYGMKETRREQFNEIVTKFKESRYAADCDATWAAMMSVTTKRAIKSLKESQFRELVPEEYLEKLALLVADGWEHSKRKVPPKEPLAVICHGDYLRNNMAFRYEDAKDPARPTQVMMFDFQTLRYASPMIDYTSFLANSTGYDVRKDHFETIFQTYHQELAQTVARIVGVKDPVELPPYFSYESFHRELAEYYSYGFNIATSFLMVLHEPMEMSFTEPMLSEEEAMADAWVRGGEPLNRELAAMIYEMYQLHTKYGLEPV